A part of Cannabis sativa cultivar Pink pepper isolate KNU-18-1 chromosome 6, ASM2916894v1, whole genome shotgun sequence genomic DNA contains:
- the LOC115694954 gene encoding uncharacterized protein LOC115694954, which translates to MAETDEEIELQSAYLATYLVQHYYTTYIEKTHCMNSSQTGHMWLMEILQGNESRCHRMFRMEKGVFIKLCNELEANYGFKGSKRMCALEILGMFLFTLGHGAGNRLTQERFQHTGETVSRYFNKVLDVLCHMSVDVLKPKDVPEEILRDSRYMPHFKNCIGAIDGVHVNAVIPPEDQVPFVGRKGVPTQNVMAVCNFDMQFIYAYAGWEGKYYLVDAGYPQITGILGPYKGQRYHLPQFQRGSKPTGYKEVFNQAHSSLRSVIERTFGVWKKRWKILRDMPSYPYQKQVKIVIASMALHNYIRRHAKRDRHFEKIRDNPDYCANNQTNIEDEDETITTSNLNEMNNIRDMIAASLMGHN; encoded by the exons ATGGCAGAAACTGATGAGGAGATTGAGTTACAATCGGCGTATCTAGCTACATATCTAGTTCAACATTATTATACAACATACATTGAAAAGACTCATTGTATGAATTCTTCTCAAACTGGTCATATGTGGTTGATGGAAATATTACAAGGAAATGAAAGTAGATGTCATAGAATGTTTAGGATGGAGAAGGGTGTTTTCATTAAATTATGCAATGAATTGGAAGCTAATTATGGATTTAAGGGTTCGAAGAGAATGTGTGCTCTTGAAATATTAGGCATGTTTTTATTTACATTAGGTCACGGTGCTGGAAACCGGTTGACACAAGAGCGATTCCAGCACACAGGCGAGACAGTTAGTCGATATTTCAATAAGGTTTTAGATGTTTTATGTCATATGAGTGTAGATGTATTAAAACCTAAAGATGTTCCTGAAGAGATATTGAGAGATTCTAGATACATGCCTCATTTTAAG AATTGTATTGGCGCAATAGACGGTGTACATGTGAATGCCGTAATTCCTCCTGAAGATCAAGTACCGTTTGTTGGTAGAAAAGGGGTACCAACTCAGAATGTCATGGCAGTATGTAATTTTGATATGCAATTTATATATGCATATGCCGGGTGGGAAG gaaaatattatttagtagACGCGGGATACCCACAAATTACAGGTATTTTAGGACCATATAAAGGCCAAAGATACCATCTTCCACAATTTCAACGAGGTAGCAAACCTACTGGCTATAAAGAGGTATTCAACCAGGCACATTCTTCTCTTCGAAGTGTTATTGAAAGAACTTTTGGAGTATGGAAGAAGAGATGGAAAATATTAAGAGATATGCCTAGTTATCCATACCAGAAGCAAGTAAAAATAGTGATTGCATCAATGGCCTTGCATAATTACATTCGAAGGCATGCAAAACGTGATCGacattttgagaaaattagagacAATCCAGATTATTGTGCAAATAATCAAACGAAtattgaagatgaagatgagaCCATTACAACTTCAAATTTAAATGAAATGAACAATATCAGAGATATGATTGCTGCAAGTTTAATGGgacataattaa
- the LOC115695634 gene encoding uncharacterized protein LOC115695634, whose product MEDSQKQEPPSVLKVLEALKQASHDLQNNPSLDSDDSNSSSIKPLLELETESDNILSKDPNLSTLSKHLSHLKALVQSLQSSRARHGLASFVTRRLTTHSLSRVAAAIESEIQSWIDRESVECLSRCLREPSQHNEDELVKLLTQFEDRVSQGFNRELQDLILKSKLFSSLESVLCNPNISVSMMIREHSAMAISALIRFNKDVFVGQVLMGQTIKALITTMASANSIGVLCSLIRSIKSPLVDEIESNGQIPKIISFLSSPDLQIRVLAFDCVLEIGYFGRKEAIDAMLEQDLIRKLVELQRSELGGDLIDLGRFEMDEEDNESENENEKREVSVGRIESRIRENSREKRFMASHPFASCVARFWVQLEVGEGLRQREKRALKQLILVRVREASASDAEAATIVAEVLWGSSP is encoded by the coding sequence ATGGAGGACTCGCAAAAACAAGAGCCCCCATCAGTCTTGAAAGTCCTCGAAGCTCTAAAACAAGCTTCCCACGACTTACAAAACAATCCGAGTCTTGACTCGGACGATTCCAACTCGTCCTCCATTAAACCTCTGCTTGAGCTCGAGACCGAATCCGACAACATCCTTTCCAAAGACCCAAATCTCTCTACTCTATCAAAACACCTCTCTCACCTCAAAGCTCTGGTCCAGTCCCTCCAAAGCTCCCGTGCTCGCCACGGACTTGCCTCGTTCGTAACTCGCCGACTCACGACTCACTCCCTGTCCCGAGTCGCCGCCGCAATCGAGTCGGAAATCCAGTCCTGGATTGACAGAGAGAGCGTTGAGTGTCTAAGCCGATGTCTACGAGAACCGTCTCAGCACAACGAGGACGAGTTAGTGAAGCTCTTGACTCAGTTCGAGGACCGAGTCTCTCAAGGGTTCAATCGCGAGTTACAGGATTTGATACTGAAATCGAaactgttctcttctcttgaatCGGTTCTCTGTAACCCTAACATTTCCGTATCCATGATGATTCGGGAACACTCCGCCATGGCCATCTCGGCTCTGATTCGATTCAACAAAGACGTGTTTGTTGGCCAAGTGTTGATGGGTCAGACGATCAAAGCTCTGATCACAACAATGGCGTCCGCAAACTCGATCGGAGTACTCTGTTCTCTGATTCGTTCAATCAAGTCCCCTTTGGTCGATGAGATCGAATCCAACGGCCAAATCCCCAAAATCATTAGCTTCCTGAGCAGCCCAGACCTGCAAATTCGAGTCCTGGCCTTCGACTGCGTCCTCGAAATCGGTTACTTTGGACGCAAGGAAGCCATTGACGCCATGCTCGAGCAAGACCTGATAAGAAAACTGGTGGAGTTGCAGAGATCGGAGCTGGGTGGGGATTTAATCGATTTGGGTCGGTTCGAAATGGACGAAGAAGATAATGAAAGTGAAAATGAGAATGAAAAGAGAGAagtgagcgttggcagaattgAGAGTAGGATAAGAGAGAATAGTAGAGAGAAGAGGTTTATGGCGAGTCATCCATTTGCGAGCTGTGTAGCTAGGTTTTGGGTTCAGCTAGAGGTAGGAGAAGGTCTGAgacagagagagaagagagctCTGAAGCAATTGATTTTGGTTAGAGTGAGAGAAGCCTCTGCTTCTGATGCTGAAGCTGCCACCATTGTTGCAGAGGTCTTATGGGGTTCTTCACCTTAG